CACAACCTGATGGCGCGAATTCCGGACCGATCGTCCGTGAAATCGAAGTCCAATACGCTGGCCCCCAGACTGTCACGAAGAATGTGATTCTCTCCAATATGAGGACCACTGTCGGGCAAGGTTTCAGCCAGACAGCCATTGAAGAAGATATCCGTAACCTTTATGCTACAGGTTTCTTCACAAACCTCCGTATTTATGACGAACCCCTCATGGACGGCGTGAAAGTCGTCGTCATCGTCCAGGGCAAACCCACCGTGAAAGAAGTCGTTGTCCAAGGTTTTAAATCCCTGAAAGAAAAAGCCATCCGTAAAGAAATTAAAACTAAACCGGGTAGTGTGATTGACGAAAAACAAATCTCCGATGATGCCCAGAAAATCACCGAGCTTTACGAGAAAAAGGGTTTTCCAAATGTCGCTGTGACCTACAAGATCGATACGAATGAACAATTTGGGCGTTCCACAGTGACCTATAACATCGATGAAGGCGGTAAATACGTCATCAAACAAATTAATTTTGACGGCCTTAAACAGCTCGATGCAAAAACCCTCCGCAAGGAAATGAAGACCAAAAAAGAAGATTGGCTCTCGTGGATCATGGGTACGGGCAAACTCAAGAAGGAGCAATTTGAAGCTGACTTGGACAAGCTAAAAACCTACGTCATGAATCAGGGCTTTATTGATTTCGAGATTAAAGACATCCAATACGAGTACCTCAATGACCGCGAAATGAATGTGACATTGGTTGTTTTTGAAGGAATCAAATACAAGGTGAATTCCATCACGGTGGAAGGAAATGAACTTTATACCACTGACAAGGTCATGGCCAAGATCACCATGCCAGCGGGAGCGACATTTTCACCAAAAGGCAATGAAGAGAATATCAAGTCCATCCAAGACCTCTATGGCATAGACGGGTATATTGATACCCGTATCCTGCCCGAAGTGCAGGCCAATATCCAGACAGGTATGATGGATGTGGTTTATAAAATTAAAGAAGGTCCGCAATCTTTTGTCCAAAAAGTCAAAATCGAGGGAAATACAGTCACCAAGGATAAAGTCATCCGCCGCGAGCTTGCTGTTAAACCTGGTGATGTTTATAACTCCGTGAGTGTGGATGCCAGTAAAGCCCGCCTCCAGAACTTAGGTTATTTCTCCAAGGTGGAAACTTATCCTGAGGAAACCAGTGTCCCCACCCGCAAAAACCTCGTCATGAAGGTCGACGAGCAAAAAACAGGTTCATTCACTTTCGGTGCCGGTTTCAGCTCCATCGACTCAATCCTCGGGTTTGCCGAGTTGACACAAGGTAACTTTGATATCGCTAACTGGCCGAAATTCACCGGTGGCGGACAAAAAGCCCGTTTACGCGTTCAGTACGGTGCTCAACGTTCCGATTATACCTTGGCCTTTGTCGAGCCTTGGTTCTTGGACAAGATGCTTTCCTTAAGTGTGGATGCTTGGTACCGCACGGCCAGTTATTACAGTACCTTGTACAACCAAAGCACATACGGTTTTGCCACACGCTTGGAAAAACCTTGGGGCCAATTCTGGCGGACGGGTGTTGGATATCGTTTGGAGAATATCAATATTTATAACCTCCAAACCACGGATCCTTTCTACTTGAGCCAAGCAGGCAATTACACAAAGAGTTCGATCAATGCAAATGCTGTTTATGATTCGCGCGACAATGTGTTCCTGACGCGTAAAGGGAACCGGACTGAGGCTTTTACCGAGTTAGCCGGTGGTCCTTTGGGCGGGAATGTACAGATTTACAAAATGACCGTGGAAAGCTCACAATACTTTGAAATCTTCAAGGATAATATCATCGTGCTCAACGGTGGCGCCGGTGCTGGGAATTTCTGGGGGGCTGGGACACAAGTGCCGATCTTTGACCGCTTCTACTTGGGTGGTGCAAATAATATGCGTGGTTTCGCCTACCGTGCGGTCAGTCCATATGACTCCCAAGGTAATGCCGTTGGTGGTTTGAGCTTTGCAAATTTCACCACAGAATATACATTCCCGATTATTGAACGTGTCCGCGGTGCAGTATTCTACGACGGAGGATTTGTAAATTCCGGGGCGTGGGACTTTT
The DNA window shown above is from Verrucomicrobiota bacterium and carries:
- the bamA gene encoding outer membrane protein assembly factor BamA, whose product is MKKILLTIFAMLVVVPLWAQNQTSTSQPDGANSGPIVREIEVQYAGPQTVTKNVILSNMRTTVGQGFSQTAIEEDIRNLYATGFFTNLRIYDEPLMDGVKVVVIVQGKPTVKEVVVQGFKSLKEKAIRKEIKTKPGSVIDEKQISDDAQKITELYEKKGFPNVAVTYKIDTNEQFGRSTVTYNIDEGGKYVIKQINFDGLKQLDAKTLRKEMKTKKEDWLSWIMGTGKLKKEQFEADLDKLKTYVMNQGFIDFEIKDIQYEYLNDREMNVTLVVFEGIKYKVNSITVEGNELYTTDKVMAKITMPAGATFSPKGNEENIKSIQDLYGIDGYIDTRILPEVQANIQTGMMDVVYKIKEGPQSFVQKVKIEGNTVTKDKVIRRELAVKPGDVYNSVSVDASKARLQNLGYFSKVETYPEETSVPTRKNLVMKVDEQKTGSFTFGAGFSSIDSILGFAELTQGNFDIANWPKFTGGGQKARLRVQYGAQRSDYTLAFVEPWFLDKMLSLSVDAWYRTASYYSTLYNQSTYGFATRLEKPWGQFWRTGVGYRLENINIYNLQTTDPFYLSQAGNYTKSSINANAVYDSRDNVFLTRKGNRTEAFTELAGGPLGGNVQIYKMTVESSQYFEIFKDNIIVLNGGAGAGNFWGAGTQVPIFDRFYLGGANNMRGFAYRAVSPYDSQGNAVGGLSFANFTTEYTFPIIERVRGAVFYDGGFVNSGAWDFSPDDYNSDAGIGLRLNLPIGPIRLDYGYPLQSNQYNKSHGKFQFNVGYQF